GATCCCGGCGTTGGCGACGACCACGTCCAGCCGCCCGTGCTCCTTCGCCGCACCCCGCACCACCGAGGCCACGGCCCTGGCGTCGGTGACGTCCAGCGCGACCCCGGTGACCGGCCCGGACACCGACGCGGCGACTTCCTTGGCCCGGGCCTCGTCGCGCCCGGTGAGCACCACCGCGGCACCCGCACCGGCGAGCGCGCGCACAGTGGCCAGGCCGATGCCGCGGGTGCCGCCGGTGACCAGCGCGACCCGGCCGCGCAGGTCAGGCACCCGCCAGCTCCGCCACCATCTTGCGCGCCACCTCGAAGCTGCTCAGGTCGATGACCTGGTCGGTCTCCAGTTCGATGTCGAACTCGTCCTCGATGGCGGCGACCAGGCTCATGTGTCCGACCGAGTCCCACGCGTCGATGCCGCGGTAGGTCAGCGCCGCCACGTCGACGTCGTCGCCGAGGTCGAGCGCCTCGGTGAAGACCTTGCGCAGCCGGGTCTCGATGTCCACGTCTAGTCCTTCCGGTCGTTCCACGCCTGCACCAAAGTAGAGACGCCGGCGGGCAGGCGGTCCAGCAGCCCATCGGGTGGAATCGGGCCGGTGCCCTTGAGCCACGGTTCGAGCCCGGCGATCTGCTCCCCGGTCAGCCCGAGCCGGGTCAGGCCGACCACGTTGAGGCCGGTCACCCGGGCCGGGTTGCCGACGGCGATGGTGAACGCGCCGACCTCGCGGCGCACCGCGGAACCCATGCCCACCATGGCTCCCGGACCGATGCGCACGTGCTGGTGCACGACGGCGCCCATGCCCAGGTTGGCGCGCGACCAGATCGCGGTGTGGCCGCCCAGCACGACGTTCGACGCGAGGGTCACCTCGTCGCCGATCTCGCAGTCGTGGGCGACGTGACTGCCCCGCAGGTAATAGCCGTGATCACCCAAACGAGTGGTCCGACGGGTGCCCTGGTGGATGCTCACGTACTCGCGGATCCGGTTGCCACTGCCGATCCGGATCCCGGCGCCGACCGGTTCGTCCTCCCACGACACCGGGTGCGGGCCGGTGCGGTCCTCCGCCGGAGTGCCGATCGTGACATGTGGACCGATCCAGTTCCCGTCCCCGATCACCAGCGGCCCGGCGAGCACGGCGTAGGGTCCGACGACGTTGCCGTCGCCGAGTTCGACACCGGGCCCGAGTACGGCAGTCGGGTGGATGCGGTTTACCACGGGAGATCCATTCGTACAGTCTTACGGATGCCTGAGTCGCACACAGTAAAGGAAAGCCCCCCGCATGATCCCCATCACCGCGGTCGACGTCCGCGACGCCGAACCCCTCGTGGTCGAGGTGCTGCGATCGGGGACGCTCGCGCAGGGCCCGATGGTCGCCCGCTTCGAGGACGGCTTCGCGCGCGCCGCGGGCACCGCCCACGCGATCGCCGTGAACAGCGGCACCACTGCGCTGGTCGCGACGCTGCAGGCGCTCGGACTGGGCCCCGGTGACGAGGTGATCACGACGCCGTTCACGTTCGTCGCGACGCTGAACGCGATCCTGGAGACCGGCGCGACGGTCCGCTTCGCCGACATCACGCGCGAGGACTTCGCGATCGACCCGGACGCCGTGGCGACCGCGATCACGCCGCGCACCCGCGCGATCCTGCCGGTCCACCTCTACGGCCAGACCGCGAACCTGGGCAAGCTGGTGCCGCTCGCCGAGGAGCACGGGCTGCACCTGGTCGAGGACGCGGCGCAGGCGGTGGGTGCGACCTTCGCCGGACGGCCGGCCGGCTCGTTCGGCGTGGGCTGTTTCTCGTTGTACGCCACCAAGAACGTCACCACCGGCGAGGGCGGGGTCATCACCACCGACGACGACGATCTCGCCGACCGGTTGCGGCTGCTGCGCAACCAGGGCATGCGGTCCCGCTACGCCTACGAGCTGGCGGGGCACAACTACCGGATGTCCGAGCTGCACGCCGCCGTTGGCATCCCGCAACTGGCCAAACTGGACGAGCTGGTCACCGCGCGACGGCGCAACGCGCGTCAGCTGTCCGTCGGCCTGGCCGGGACGCCGGGCCTGGCCCTGCCCGTGGAGCTGCCCGGGCGCGAGCACGTGTGGCACCAGTACAGCGTGCTGATCGGCCCGCACGCGATGCTCGCGCGCGACGAGCTGATCACCGAGCTGACCGAGCGCGGGGTCGGGACCGGCGTGTACTACCCGAAGCTCGTCTTCGACCACGACTGCTTCCGCGGGCACCCGCAGATCCCGGAGGTCTCGCCCGCCGGCTTCCCGGTCGCCGCGCGGGTCGCCGACGAGGTCCTGTCGCTGCCCGTGCACCCCGCGCTGTCCGAGTCCGATGTGGACACCGTGGTGCGCGAGGTCCGAGAGGCGCTCGGCGCTTGAGGTACCGGATCGCGCTGGTCGGCGCCGGCACCATGGGGGCGCTGCACGCGCGCGTGCTGTCCCGCCACGACCGCGTGGACCTGGTGCGCGTGGTCGAACCGCGAGCCGCGGCCGGGCGCGCGTGCGCGCAGCGGTACGGCACGTCCTGGACTCCCGTGCTCGGCGATTTGTCCGATGTGGACGCGGTGGTGCTGGCCTCGGCGACCGAGACGCACCACGCGCTCGCGCTGGAGGTCCTCGGCCAGGGCAAACCGCTGCTGGTGGAGAAACCGGTGGCGAACAGCCTCGCCGCAGCCGAGGAGGTCGTCGCGTTGTCCGCCACCCGGGACGTGCCGCTGATGTGCGGCTTCGTCGAGCGGTTCAACCCCGCGGTGCTGACCGCGCGGGCGCTCGCCGCCCGGCCGGTGCACCTGATGGCCCGCCGCCACGGGCCGTACGCGCCGCGCATCCGCACCGGCGTGGCGTGGGACCTGCTGGTGCACGACGTGGACATCGCCATCCAGTTCTTCGGCACCACCCCGCACCGCATCACCTCCGGTACCGGCTACTTCCACCCAGATTCCGCGGACGGCGCGGAGGACGCGGTGGAGGCGGTGCTGTCCTTCCCGTCCGGGCTCGCGACCGTGTCCGCGTCCCGGGTCGGGCAGCGGAAGGTGCGCTCGCTGGTGATCTCCGAGCTCGACCGCCTCATCGAGCTGGACCTGATCCGCCGCGACGTCACGCTCTACCGGCACGTGTCGCACGACGCGGTCACCCCGGACGGGCTGGGCTACCGGCAGCAGGCCGTGATCGAGATCCCCGAGCTGGTGTCGGCCGCGGAACCGCTGGCCGCACAGCTCGACCACTTCCTCGCACTGCTCGACGGGCGCGCCGACGCGGACGCGGAACGGGCTTCGATCCTGCCCGCGCACCGCGTGGTCGCGACCGTGCTGGACCAGGCCGCGCGATCAGCCGGGCTCGTCCAGAGTGGACAGCAGCAGCCAGCCGATCGCGGGCAGCGCGATCAACGGGAGGAGCGCGGTGTGCAGTGAGGTGGCGTCCGCGAGCGCGCCGAGGACCGGGCTGGCGAGCCCGCCGATGCTGACGGTGAGCCCCAGCGTGATGCCGCTCGCCGTGCCCATCCGCCGCGGCAGGTAGTCCTGGCCGAGCGTGACGTGCAGCGAGAAGGGCACGTACAAGCCGGCCGAGGTGCCCGCGACGAACAGGAACAGCAGCGGCCCGGGCACGAAGACCACCCCGGCGACCGAGGCGACGGTGAGCGCGTAGGACCAGCGCACCACCGGGATGCGGCCGAACCGCGACGCCAGCCACCCGCCCGCGACGGTACCGGCCGCGCCGCCGAGGTAGAGCACGAACAACGCGATCGTGCCGGACAGCTCGCCGCTGCCGGTCCGCTGCTGCGCGTACAGGCCGATGAACGCGCTCAACCCGACGAAGACGATCGAGCGGCACACGATCGCGCCGGACAGCTTCGCGAACGACGCCCAGTCGTCGCGGCCGGCCGCTTCCCGGGCGGTGGCACCGCCGCTGACCCGCGCACGCCGCAACGCCACCACGCACAAGACGGCCCCGGCGAGGGCGGGCAGGACCAGCAGGGGTGACAGCGCGAGCCCGCCGGTGCCGACGACGGCCGCCACGAGCAGGGGTGCGGTGGCGAACCCGGCGTTGCCACCGAGGGAGAACCATCCCATGGCCGTGTGGCTCCCGCCGCTCACCAGCCGGGCCGCGCGGGCGGCCTCCGGGTGGTAGGCG
The sequence above is a segment of the Amycolatopsis viridis genome. Coding sequences within it:
- a CDS encoding UDP-N-acetylglucosamine acyltransferase; amino-acid sequence: MVNRIHPTAVLGPGVELGDGNVVGPYAVLAGPLVIGDGNWIGPHVTIGTPAEDRTGPHPVSWEDEPVGAGIRIGSGNRIREYVSIHQGTRRTTRLGDHGYYLRGSHVAHDCEIGDEVTLASNVVLGGHTAIWSRANLGMGAVVHQHVRIGPGAMVGMGSAVRREVGAFTIAVGNPARVTGLNVVGLTRLGLTGEQIAGLEPWLKGTGPIPPDGLLDRLPAGVSTLVQAWNDRKD
- a CDS encoding acyl carrier protein, which gives rise to MDIETRLRKVFTEALDLGDDVDVAALTYRGIDAWDSVGHMSLVAAIEDEFDIELETDQVIDLSSFEVARKMVAELAGA
- a CDS encoding MFS transporter, yielding MRTRPITLLSLAHACVDVYQGAVASLVPFFVAERAYTYAAVSGIVLAASLLSSVVQPVFGALADRRPVPWLLPVSVVVGGLGVACAGIGGSYPLTLVAVAVSGIGVAAYHPEAARAARLVSGGSHTAMGWFSLGGNAGFATAPLLVAAVVGTGGLALSPLLVLPALAGAVLCVVALRRARVSGGATAREAAGRDDWASFAKLSGAIVCRSIVFVGLSAFIGLYAQQRTGSGELSGTIALFVLYLGGAAGTVAGGWLASRFGRIPVVRWSYALTVASVAGVVFVPGPLLFLFVAGTSAGLYVPFSLHVTLGQDYLPRRMGTASGITLGLTVSIGGLASPVLGALADATSLHTALLPLIALPAIGWLLLSTLDEPG
- a CDS encoding Gfo/Idh/MocA family protein; protein product: MRYRIALVGAGTMGALHARVLSRHDRVDLVRVVEPRAAAGRACAQRYGTSWTPVLGDLSDVDAVVLASATETHHALALEVLGQGKPLLVEKPVANSLAAAEEVVALSATRDVPLMCGFVERFNPAVLTARALAARPVHLMARRHGPYAPRIRTGVAWDLLVHDVDIAIQFFGTTPHRITSGTGYFHPDSADGAEDAVEAVLSFPSGLATVSASRVGQRKVRSLVISELDRLIELDLIRRDVTLYRHVSHDAVTPDGLGYRQQAVIEIPELVSAAEPLAAQLDHFLALLDGRADADAERASILPAHRVVATVLDQAARSAGLVQSGQQQPADRGQRDQREERGVQ
- a CDS encoding DegT/DnrJ/EryC1/StrS family aminotransferase is translated as MIPITAVDVRDAEPLVVEVLRSGTLAQGPMVARFEDGFARAAGTAHAIAVNSGTTALVATLQALGLGPGDEVITTPFTFVATLNAILETGATVRFADITREDFAIDPDAVATAITPRTRAILPVHLYGQTANLGKLVPLAEEHGLHLVEDAAQAVGATFAGRPAGSFGVGCFSLYATKNVTTGEGGVITTDDDDLADRLRLLRNQGMRSRYAYELAGHNYRMSELHAAVGIPQLAKLDELVTARRRNARQLSVGLAGTPGLALPVELPGREHVWHQYSVLIGPHAMLARDELITELTERGVGTGVYYPKLVFDHDCFRGHPQIPEVSPAGFPVAARVADEVLSLPVHPALSESDVDTVVREVREALGA